In Lodderomyces elongisporus chromosome 1, complete sequence, a genomic segment contains:
- a CDS encoding uncharacterized protein (MEROPS:MER0003105), protein MPLEEKLPLLNPIDAESQGLPASSSKLDPLKYLLYPFSTCIPRTEVNQAVPDTCKDENNFRNEITEKDSLDDENSMNDKDAENALEFLPDLPYVVNPVILPVSKDDAGLKLKKLRRYMSKNKIGVYIITSEDEHQSEYTALADRRREYISGFTGSAGVVLITLTNPSTLQGDAYLSTDGRYFLQAEKQLDGRHWKLIKEGQKGVKPWTQLAIELAANNTFSSVISCDGRTLSFAVGNFFEKQAKAHNFAFRPSLQANLVDLVWGKEKPTRSQQPVYELGLEYSGEDTNVKVTRIRTTMQEFGASFYILTELDSIAWLFNLRCDDDIPFSPVFFAYSVITLSKVYLYINPVKIPKDHHSLQKHLSSVDGLTIKEYNQFYYDISQLKAGNDEKKPTIVLPSQSSTPYALMQAIPSLFKIIHHSIAANLKTFKNKVELSNAKVAQHKDSLAFIIFSSWLQHHLITKRAKVSEYDAACKIYDIRRKIPNFKGLSYETISSSGANAAIIHYAPTKDDNAIIDPKKVYLIDSGAHYLEGTTDITRTYYFGRDDASSDYKKYYTLVLKGHLAIATARFPADSPNTGVILDAYSRQPLWNHGLDFNHGVGHGIGSFGLVHEGPFYISTASRGTNNSSTTNLYKPGVITSNEPGYYIDGEVGFRIESEIEIIELDQAFGKARNGKPYLGFSYLTKVPFCQNLIDKQHLSSVELKWINRYHQSIREQFEKELLELGEHRALEWLRKETAAII, encoded by the coding sequence ATGCCTTTGGAGGAGAAGCTACCGCTCTTGAATCCAATAGATGCAGAGAGTCAGGGATTACCAGCCAGCAGTTCAAAGTTAGATCCTTTAAAATACTTGCTTTACCCCTTCTCAACATGTATACCAAGGACGGAAGTAAACCAAGCAGTCCCCGATACTTGcaaagatgaaaacaattttCGAAATGAGATAACTGAGAAAGATTCTTTGGATGACGAAAATAGCATGAATGACAAAGACGCGGAGAATGCGTTGGAATTTTTACCTGATCTACCATATGTTGTAAACCCCGTGATATTACCAGTTTCCAAAGACGATGCTGGCCTAAAGCTAAAGAAATTGAGGCGATATATGCTGAAGAATAAAATTGGAGTATATATTATTACTTCTGAGGATGAACATCAATCGGAATATACTGCCTTGGCTGACAGGCGACGCGAGTACATCTCTGGATTTACCGGGAGTGCTGGAGTAGTGTTGATTACTTTGACAAATCCGAGCACATTACAAGGTGATGCATATTTGTCTACCGATGGAAGGTACTTTCTCCAAGCAGAAAAGCAACTAGATGGGAGACACTGGAAGCTCATTAAGGAAGGGCAAAAGGGAGTTAAGCCATGGACTCAACTTGCCATTGAATTAGCTGCAAACAATACATTCAGCTCTGTTATCTCTTGCGACGGAAGGACGCTCAGCTTCGCAGTTGGTAACTTTTTCgaaaaacaagcaaaagCGCACAATTTCGCGTTTCGTCCATCGTTGCAGGCAAATCTTGTTGATCTCGTCTGGGGGAAGGAAAAGCCAACTAGATCACAACAACCTGTTTATGAGCTTGGATTGGAATATTCGGGAGAAGATACGAATGTGAAAGTTACAAGAATACGAACCACCATGCAGGAATTTGGTGCGTCTTTTTACATTTTGACTGAACTTGATAGCATAGCGTGGTTGTTCAACTTGAGATGTGATGACGATATTCCTTTTAGTCCAGTGTTTTTTGCTTATAGTGTTATCACTTTGTCTAAGGTTTATCTTTATATCAACCCTGTCAAGATTCCGAAAGATCATCACTCGTTACAGAAGCATTTGTCATCTGTGGATGGTTTGACTATCAAGGAATATAACCAGTTCTATTATGATATTTCTCAATTGAAGGCTGGTAATGATGAGAAGAAACCAACTATCGTACTCCCATCGCAATCGTCCACTCCGTATGCTTTGATGCAAGCAATCCCTTCATTATTCAAAATTATACACCATTCTATTGCTGCAAATTTAAaaactttcaaaaacaaggTCGAATTATCGAACGCCAAGGTGGCTCAGCATAAAGACTCATTAGctttcattattttttcatcttgGTTGCAACACCATCTTATTACAAAAAGGGCTAAAGTCTCCGAATACGATGCAGCTTGTAAAATATACGATATTCGACGCAAAATACCTAATTTTAAAGGATTGAGTTACGAGACAATCTCACTGTCTGGTGCAAATGCAGCAATTATTCATTATGCGCCAACCAAGGACGACAATGCTATCATTGATCCCAAGAAGGTGTACCTTATAGATTCAGGTGCACATTACCTTGAAGGAACAACAGATATAACACGCACTTATTATTTTGGCAGGGACGACGCCTCTTCAGACTATAAAAAGTATTACACTTTGGTGTTAAAGGGACATTTGGCTATAGCAACTGCAAGATTCCCGGCAGACTCTCCCAACACCGGAGTAATATTGGATGCATACTCTCGCCAACCGCTATGGAACCATGGCTTGGACTTTAACCATGGTGTTGGACATGGAATAGGGAGCTTTGGGCTAGTACACGAGGGACCATTCTATATTCTGACTGCATCCAGAGGCACGAATAATTCTAGTACTACAAATCTTTATAAACCAGGTGTCATTACTTCAAACGAACCAGGTTATTACATTGACGGTGAAGTCGGGTTCAGAATCGAGAGCGAAATAGAGATCATTGAACTCGATCAAGCATTTGGTAAAGCAAGGAATGGAAAACCTTATCTTGGATTCTCTTATTTGACAAAAGTTCCGTTTTGCCAGAATTTGATCGATAAGCAACACTTGTCGAGCGTCGAGCTAAAGTGGATCAACAGATACCACCAATCCATAAGAGAGcagtttgaaaaagaattattgGAATTAGGAGAGCACAGAGCATTGGAATGGCTACGCAAAGAAACTGCTGCTatcatttga
- the SPC3 gene encoding Signal peptidase complex subunit (BUSCO:EOG09264VC6) — protein sequence MFNLVTRVQAAANQALTSASIIAGIVILATFFQLYQNDVWNLSTTSITNIEPKSSIKYSFQYGSVNRKPKENAKITFDLKTDLSDLFNWNTKQVFVYLTAEYPGKSDGSLNKVTFWDKIIKSKDDAVLDLKGQRSKYSVWDVEKGFRERNATVRLEWNIQPHIGPLVFGETGDVASFNFPLPPSK from the coding sequence ATGTTTAATTTAGTGACAAGGGTCCAGGCTGCTGCCAATCAGGCATTAACTTCGGCTAGTATTATAGCTGGAATTGTTATTCTAGCCACCTTTTTCCAATTGTATCAGAATGATGTATGGAATTTATCGACAACTTCAATCACCAACATCGAGCCCAAATCCAGCATTAAGTACTCCTTCCAATATGGCTCGGTGAATCGAAAACCGAAAGAAAATGCTAAAATAACATTTGATTTAAAAACAGACCTCAGTGATTTATTCAATTGGAATACTAAACAAGTTTTTGTCTACTTGACTGCTGAGTACCCGGGAAAATCTGATGGTAGTTTAAACAAAGTGACTTTCTGGGACAAAATCATTAAATCTAAAGATGATGCTGTGTTGGATTTAAAAGGCCAAAGAAGTAAATATTCAGTTTGGGATGTTGAGAAGGGGTTTAGAGAAAGAAATGCCACTGTGAGATTGGAGTGGAATATCCAGCCACATATTGGGCCATTAGTTTTCGGAGAAACGGGCGATGTAGCCTCTTTTAATTTCCCTTTACCGCCAAGCAAATAG